A genomic region of Spirochaetota bacterium contains the following coding sequences:
- a CDS encoding glucosamine-6-phosphate deaminase: protein MKVIITKNHAESCQKTAEIIAKIINKQEKPVLGLATGSTAEQVYSELVQIHEANKVSFKNVITLNLDEYLGLSPEHDQSYRYFMNLHLFNKVDIDLKNTFVPVGNTDNKIELQKFQQKLASMPRHFQLLGVGPNGHIAFNEPSKVLHADAHIVDIAESTIEANARYFASKNDVPKQAFTQGMGDILKAECVVLLATGANKVDAMKKMLLSDDITTESPCTFLKVHPNCIIFIDQELADLIGYKG, encoded by the coding sequence ATGAAAGTAATCATAACCAAAAATCATGCAGAAAGTTGTCAAAAAACAGCAGAAATAATTGCTAAAATTATCAATAAACAAGAAAAACCTGTACTAGGGCTGGCAACTGGTAGTACCGCAGAGCAAGTTTATTCAGAATTAGTACAGATACATGAAGCTAATAAAGTTAGTTTTAAAAATGTAATTACTCTTAATTTGGATGAATATTTGGGATTATCACCCGAACATGATCAAAGCTATCGTTATTTTATGAATTTACATTTGTTTAATAAAGTAGATATTGATCTAAAAAATACTTTTGTCCCTGTAGGTAATACAGATAACAAGATTGAATTACAAAAATTTCAACAAAAATTAGCAAGTATGCCAAGACATTTTCAATTGTTAGGAGTAGGTCCTAATGGACATATTGCTTTTAACGAACCAAGTAAAGTTTTGCATGCTGATGCTCATATTGTAGATATTGCAGAATCTACAATAGAGGCTAATGCTAGATATTTTGCAAGTAAAAATGATGTTCCAAAACAAGCTTTTACTCAAGGAATGGGAGATATTCTTAAAGCTGAGTGTGTTGTTCTTTTGGCAACAGGTGCTAATAAAGTAGATGCTATGAAAAAAATGCTTTTGAGTGATGATATTACTACAGAATCACCTTGTACTTTTTTGAAAGTTCATCCTAATTGTATTATTTTTATTGACCAAGAGTTGGCTGATTTAATTGGCTATAAAGGATAA